The nucleotide window GTGCATTTATTGATAAATCTATACCTGTAAGTATTGCACCACCGAGATACTTGTTATCCTTTACAACTTCAAAAGTTGTTGCTGTTCCAAAATCAATTATTATACATTCTCTAT belongs to Pseudostreptobacillus hongkongensis and includes:
- a CDS encoding type III pantothenate kinase, translated to RECIIIDFGTATTFEVVKDNKYLGGAILTGIDLSINALFQNTAKLPKVTFEKPNEILGNTTISQINIGLYYS